One genomic segment of Streptomyces liangshanensis includes these proteins:
- a CDS encoding DUF6328 family protein, protein MTSTAEEKAATEADVDVYEDGREESANERADRQWSELIQEVRVAQTGVQIMFGFLLTVVFTPRFGTLSGADKNIYLITVVLGAAATGALIGPVAFHRVVSGRRMKPRAVTWASRLTVTGLCLLLATLVSALLLILRVATHNHVVPWIVAGIVAWYLLCWFVLPFWASHRHGSEREA, encoded by the coding sequence ATGACTTCGACAGCGGAAGAGAAGGCGGCGACGGAGGCCGACGTGGACGTGTACGAGGACGGGCGCGAGGAGTCGGCGAACGAGCGGGCGGACCGTCAGTGGTCCGAACTGATCCAGGAGGTGCGCGTCGCGCAGACCGGTGTGCAGATCATGTTCGGCTTCCTGCTGACCGTGGTCTTCACCCCGCGCTTCGGCACGCTCTCCGGAGCGGACAAGAACATCTACCTGATCACCGTCGTGCTGGGCGCGGCGGCCACCGGCGCGCTGATAGGACCGGTCGCCTTCCACCGGGTCGTCTCCGGCCGCCGCATGAAGCCCCGCGCGGTGACATGGGCGTCCAGACTGACCGTCACCGGGCTGTGCCTGCTGCTCGCCACGCTGGTGTCGGCGCTGCTGCTGATCCTGCGGGTCGCGACGCACAACCACGTCGTCCCGTGGATCGTCGCGGGTATCGTCGCCTGGTACCTGCTGTGCTGGTTCGTGCTGCCGTTCTGGGCGAGCCACCGGCACGGGTCCGAGCGGGAGGCCTGA